The window AGCGGACGATCTTGACGAACTCGTCCGCGTCCAGCGCCGCGCCGCCGATCAGCGCGCCGTCGACGTCGGGCTGGGCCATGATCGCCGCGATGTTCCCGGACTTCACGGAGCCGCCGTACTGGATGCGGACCTTGTCGGCCAGCTCCTGCGAGTACAGCTCGGCGAGACGGCCGCGGATCGCCCCGCAGACCTCCTGGGCGTCGTCGGGGGTGGCGACCTCGCCGGTCCCGATGGCCCAGACGGGCTCGTAGGCGATCACGATGGACTCGGCCTGCTCGGCCGGGACGCCCGCCAGGCCGCCGTCGAGCTGGGTCAGCGTGTACGCGACCTGCTGGCCGGCCTTGCGGATGTCCAGGCCCTCGCCGACGCAGAGGATCGGGGTGATCCCGTGCTTGAAGGCGGCCTTGACCTTGGCGTTGCAGATCTCGTCGTTCTCACCGTGGTACTGGCGGCGCTCGCTGTGGCCGACGGCCACGTACGTGCACTTCA is drawn from Streptomyces sp. NBC_01232 and contains these coding sequences:
- the tpiA gene encoding triose-phosphate isomerase codes for the protein MTTRTPLMAGNWKMNLNHLEAIAHVQKLAFALADKDYDAVEVAVLPPFVDLRSVQTLVDGDKLKIKYGAQDISAHDSGAYTGEISGPMLSKLKCTYVAVGHSERRQYHGENDEICNAKVKAAFKHGITPILCVGEGLDIRKAGQQVAYTLTQLDGGLAGVPAEQAESIVIAYEPVWAIGTGEVATPDDAQEVCGAIRGRLAELYSQELADKVRIQYGGSVKSGNIAAIMAQPDVDGALIGGAALDADEFVKIVRFRDQ